aagacctattgtttttcttctgattatttttttttttttttttttcttctgccgtctgagatgcttttttgttttacaacatatcgaATGGATGTTTGGCCGACGATGATGTTCAGTAATGAAGGtttcaaaactcaccctgtgtgaccgaacacttattcttataggagttatctccccgcgtcccttttttcttgttatcgctatatctctaaaaccgtataagatttttacaaactgttttcaccaaattgtttgtctactcttaagaatgatttgttttactttgactGAGGTAATCAGAAGACATCTTAtgtgagttatttccctttgaaaattttaaataaacgaTATGTTGGGTTAATTCATACAGTATAAGTTGTAGAGGCCTATAGTATTTTTATATGAAGTCCTTGATCCGTATaaaggaaattgaggtcaagaTCAAAGGTCAAGATCacgttatatattttgaatgttatcgttattcaaaagaaactgtaacagttaatgatatgatatgtttgcaaaatcactgtttacaataaggcgcaacttcaacttattcagtcgaagtgttttggttaacccttataggagttttctccccttatgtatttgaaatcattatatCTCCctaaccatacaagtgattgatcTCGGACCTTCTTATTTGAGTTCACTGACCCATGACCTAGAAATtggggtcaaggtcaaaggtcaaggtcatgttataaattttgaattttgcttgttatcgttattcaaaagaaactgtaacagttaataatacgatgtgtttgCCAAATTACTGTTTACTTTCTCCCCTTTTGTCTTTGAAATCGATATTTCTctacaaccatacaagtgattgacctggggtcttttgatttgagatcactgacctatgaccttgaaatggagtcaaggtcaaaggtcaacttgacgttctagattttgacctttgctttaaatttgtttttgttcattataaaacaattaagtctTCTGCATATAcctattaatcttatttttctatatcagtTGAGGTACCAAATTACATCAACAAGGAGTGATCCTTTCTAAcatcttttttctaaatttcattctaattatcgaggtggaaagaccttcaattgttctctgaagaattggtttttaattttttttttttcttctgccgtctgagatgcttttttgttttacaacatatcaAATGGATGTTTGGCCAATGATGTTGTTCAGTAATGGAGGTTTAAAAACTCACCCTGTGTGACCGAACACTTatttttataggagttatctccccgcctcctctttttcttgttatcaatatatctcaaaaaccgtataagatttttacaaactgttttcaccaaattgttCGTCTATTCTTAAGAATGATTTGCTTTACTTTAACTGGGGTGATCAGAAGACATCTTatggagttatttccctttgaaaagttaaaataaacaatatgttgGGTTAATTCATACAGTATAAGTTGTAGAGGCATACAGTCTTTTGATATGAAGTCCTTGGTCCATATAAAGGAaatttaggtcaaggtcaaaggtcaaggtcatattataaattttgaattttgcttgttatcgttattcaaaagaaactgtaacagttgatgatatgatatgtttgcaaaatcactgtttacaataaggcgCAGCTTCAACTTATTCAGTCGATGTGTTTTGGTTAATCCTTAAAGGAGTTCtctccccttatgtatttgaaatcgttatttctccacaaccatacaagtgattgacctcggACCTTCTAATTTGAGTTCACTGAcccatgaccttgaaattgaggtcaaggtcaaaggtcaaggtcacgttataaattttgaattttgcttgttatctttattcaaaagaaaccgtAACAGTTGATGATACGATGTGTTTGCCTAATTACTGTTAAAAACAAGGGGCAACTTCAACCCATttaagtcgaagtgttttggtcaacccttttaggagttttctccccttttgtttttaaaatcgaTATTTCTctacaaccatacaagtgattgacctggggtcttttgatttgagatcactgacctatgaccttgaaattgaggtcaagtcAAAGGTCTACTtcacgttctagattttgacatttgctttaaatttgttttttgttcattataaaacaattaaatcttATGTATATACCTATTAATCTAATTTTTCTATATCAGTTGAGGTACCAAATTACATCAACAAGGAGTGACcctttctaactttttttttctacatttcattctaattatcgagttggaaagaccttcaattgttctctgaagaattggtttttaatatgtttttattgttattcaaaagaaaattattttgaatatatttttcgattcaataaaaattgttgaaaaaaataatcaactttCCGAGATAGAAATGTCattacaaaaagcaaaaaaaaaaaacaccaacaataTAACCTCCCACTTGTTTTCCATAAACTAAgttgatacaaaaaaatatttacaaagtattttgtattattatacaccgttatcggattTGTAGAAGTTCGTATGTATGTTagttcatgcagttacagtaatatttgtattgtgtatggataataattttaaagtttaaatgagCCGTAGTGCGCATAACAACCTAGACGCATTAGAATAGAATTACCCACTTTAGTGTGGTCGGTTTAATAGGATGTTAACTTTGAAAATCTGCATGACGGTATATTAGTCCGATAATGAACAATCATGACACCCCTatgtgtgttctacgacaagaaaacccttaaaatatgcataatcTATAACACAAAAtcgaaatataccaaaaacagaCTGGAAATAATgcatatttcaaatagaaaatgtcACTTATGCTACGAATATAATGATATTGATACtcttcagtattttttttattttgttttaaaaattacaatgttAAATCTTTGATAGAAGCAGTTTTCAGAAATTTTCGACTGTGTAACCTAATAAATAACGATGCACTCGTTGAAAACGGTATTCTTTTAGGAATCGGTTCAAATAATTCGAAAAGTACAATTGGTAACGCAATGCATATGTTATGTTAAATAGGCTATTTGGAAAATTCGTTATAAatgcaaattatataaaaattaaacggAATATGCAGTCCATACAGGCTTTGTTGAAGTTccattttaaatatgaatacaCTTGCTTTGCTAAGATGTAGCGTAGATATgccccaaaaaatgaaatatttatcgaAAAAATATAGGAAAATATACTGTGTTCTACTGCTTTTAACTAAAGGTGCGTTCTACAAAATGATATATTCCAAAAACCTTATTGTATCTTAGAAAAAAACgtagtaaacaaaataatatttttacaaacagaaatatttgtaaagtaatatatatttgaatctATGTTTGTGCATGTTATGTAATCATGTCAATCACATACATCATACGTTCTTATACATAAGTACTCACCCCATGTGAACATAACAATGAAAGTAACTTGGAGGACTGAATTtcacatttataacttttactTTTCACATAGTTTTGATTATACTACATTATTTGTACAAATATactgcagctgtgctatttgagcagtcaaattgcACTAACCGTATATTCATATGTGATATACAGTCACTGTGACCGTATATCACATTGTTTATGACGTTGACAATGTGTTGCCgtagagttttatttatgatgtcaataaaacatacatgttCGCGGAAATTTAACGTCGTCCGcttcaaattaagaaatgatgttTTAGAACAGTTTTAAGAGTTGCAGTGTataaagaataaccatacattgtctcgaaatatcaatctgctatttgtactcggctcgaaacaggtagaaatgctcggcacagcctcgctttctacctgtttctaagccttgtacaaataacattgatatttcgagaaaatgtatggtttttctatattgatttattttttatccaaaaggattaactaaggccgtgttcacattgatctaaattcggtgttgtgttagtgtaactcacacgtaaactaaacacaatggcgttcccattgataaaactcaatgtttacatgtagtttaaatcgtGTTTTACCTACACACAGTCAATAGTCAATGTaagccttgtgtaggttaagtgtacacaaaactaggcatttaggacattagttttatcgtgtatatatttaaggaggaaactatttttgagtaaaattgatatttttgataattattagttgtctaaatttaacagattttttttggttaaacaaatttaacgtactttattaacccctaatcaagactcaaagcagcatcattgccgaacccataaggcagcaaccaattgattttcgggggaGGGGCTAGCGCTATTATAGTCGAGTATCaaacataaaggcaagggggtgggggtgttgagctatggattttgttttggaaacaaaaaatgtttcgaACAGGATATTCGTGTCTAGTTGAATAATGAATTCAAATTGGACACCCAATGTATAGTTTTCGtcaacattaattttaaaataaaatgtgacataaattcatgaacatttacAGTGAGACAAGGTCAATTTTGGAACTTTTAGTTATTACAACTAAGCAAACTAATGTCGTCATCACGTGAAATACATGAAAACTAAAAATTCATATTATGtcagtacatgtagtatatatGTATGGTGTGTGATAGTCCAATAAGGAAAACGCTTTTTAAACCTTGTGATTATATATATGCTATAAATAGATACTGAAAATACGTCTAGTAATATATATATCCTGAAGATAAAAATAGTCGATCAATAACTGAATACAGAGTCTACACTATTCATCGAACAAGGAAGTTTGTCTCTGTTAGTGCAATTGTCCCTGgatgtaaaatttaattaagtTTCATATTTAAAGAATGCTAAAATGCAATCAAAATTAAATGCGTCAAAAACCTACGAGGAAACAAATAATCTTGGGATTTGTTTAAAGAAACCATTCAACATTTCTTACGCTACAGTGGGAGCTCGAATAAGGTCATATTCAAATTGGACAAAGACATCTCCGAAACCAGTAGTTCTAGCGGATGCAGGTTTCTATCATACTGGCACAGAGGACGTGGTTCAGTGCTTTTTTTGTGGATTAAAACTCCGATCATGGGATGTGTTCGATGACCCCTGGGTAGAACACGCAAGACACGGAAAACATTGCCCCCATGTTAGGAATGTAAAAGGAAACGACTTTAGTAAAAGACTAAATGATCACATTGAAGAAGATGGAACTCCGACAAAACAAGAAACCAAACGAAGTCTGTATTCAGATGATTTGATCTATACAACAGCAGCTAAGGCTTTGCTCAGTATGGGATGTTACAGGGACCAGGATATAAAAGACTCTATCAAACTATTTGTTGAGAAAAATGATACGCTGGATTTCTCTGCCTcggatattttgaaaattctacaaaatagaTCGGTGTAATCTAAGTATACTAGTACACTAATTGAGTATAGTGGCTGGTATACCATGTGTTGCATTATAATTGTCAGAATGTATATTCATATAGACGatctatttaaaacaatataagcATTAACTAATTAACTTTTAcagtgattgattgttggttacaTGAGTTGTAGTAAAGTGTATGTAACATGTATAGAGCGAAGAACGGTATAAAAACCTAAACGAAGCGGCGAAGTGAATGAAACGACATAACAGAATATGGaatctatatttttatgaaGTGAACTTTCAAAATTGCATAATTGCTTTAGTGCGTGCTACTCGTGTTCTAAAAATAAAGTGAAGTGTTTtaatcagtggcggatccaggaattttcataagtgggggcccactgactgacctaagagggggcccgttccagtcacgcttcagtgattccctatataagcaaccaatttttttcccaaaaagggggggagggggcccgggccccctggcccccctaaatccgcctctgttaATCACCATTTTTAAACGGCACACATATATAACTTTATTAATACAGTAATTTTTAGATTAATTTCGTCAAATCGAAAACATGGTTAATGGCAAGAGTATCTCTGCAATCGTTTTCAAACATGTGTTTGTTCTCAATTTATGCGAGTGTGTTCAGAATAAAAGGTagaaaaaagaacagaaaaggGGGCTGCAATATGAGAAGTAGAGAACAATAGgtcaaaaatagatataaagaaTTAAAGTATACAAAATTGATGACCCCCAAATCGATATCctcgtatattttttttaacgaatAAGATATATCTAGGAAAAACACGATGCAAGAATTtgcttcttatttttttttattttagaaaccTAACGCTTAACTTGAACAAAGATTAAAATACTAAGTAATGATGGTTATTATTGGatcttactttttatataatttttaatcttATGTTACATTCTGCGTTGTGATatgatttattgaataaaatttgtCAACACTATAATTGTATCCTTGATGTTCATAAATAGCCACGAAAAGTTTCTGTGCTTTTCCCGTATAAATCTCAGTTAGCAAAACGTTTTAATGCTATATACGTATTGACAATTGCTATTATTTTGAATGTTACTCAGTCACCGTTAAGAACTTTAAACATTATACTTTCCGATTCAAtgaatttcaaagaaaatatgtattttatttcgtttGACATAGGGTTTTTCCGGTTTGCTATTTGTAGTAATTATTTATAGATGGGAACTAGTATAACTAGTTCAGATACTGGTTTTGTAACAGTATgtactatttataaatttgatgtttGGTGCATAAGGCACGAGGAAAGTTTTTTCGGTTTTTACTATATAAAGTTTGGCATTTAAATGTATAAGTATCGAAGGTGCTCGCAGTTATGTCGAATTGAAGTTGGTCATATAGGTATATGTGCAGTTGCTGCTATGTTTATTGTACGTACAGGCGTTGGAGGTATTAGCTGAGGAAAAAGAAATAATGCGAAAAAGGAACAATATTATGTGtcttgtatttatatattgtttcaatcgaagaaatatgtacaataaaagtaaaataaaatattgtatcctaagaaaaaataagatGTTACTGCGAGCAACTAATTCTATATCTGTACGTAtgtgtttgtcttgtttataGCCTATTGAATTTAGagattaaaatacttttaattcgGACGAGCAGGGCGATGAAgaatttaaagattttgttccttttttatatatgtttaccaCCAGGAATATTTCTTTCCGCGTTcccaaggggtacaatcaaaatcacgtgatggatatacacacaccggaagtaacagtcgagcagaccgcttgaaaggtaagtagtcgtatttacttgtttatatcaataaaatttaataaataaggtagtgcaccgaatgtcggatactatctagttttgaaatacacaattttccttgctggaaagcgtgcagttaatgCTAACACTTCGACATAGATAAATTTCGAAAAtttggaactgtgtcgaagtgtttgcaataactgcacgctttctagcaaaaacaattgtgtattttaaaactacatactatccgacgttcggtgtgccaacttattaatcaaaatttaaatgatataaacaagaaaatgcaactactaaCCTTTCATGCGGCGAGTTCCACTGTAACATCCGGTGTGTGTATacccatcacgtgattttgattgtaccccttggtTCCGTTTcgtgttatattaaaataattatgtttgacTTCTTTTTGTTACATTCAAACTATATGAGTACTCTTACGGTTTTATGGAAAGGTAcgaaaattattataatatcaaCGAAAAAACATCTCATTAGAGAAACAGTTTTTACATTGACTTATGAAAGTCCTTATGATCTATATTgcttggtctcttgtggagagttgtcttattagcaaaactaccacatcttcttttttttttctcttaatgGTCTGAAACTACGAACATCTATAATACTACGGGACGacataaaaaatcaatgaataataaaaaaaaaacttaattcaaatagtttgggggttacaagttttgtttaattggcaccaattttccccaaaaaaaagttaagaggGAGTGTAGGGGTCAGTGAAAATactatatgaattaagtttcTTTATCCTACATTAAACTTTTGATGCCTTCCCTAAGACCCTTTTCTTAAGTGAATCGTTATGAATTTCGGTTCTGTATAACACGTGTTATTGGCCGTCATGGTAAACTGTTTAAAGATATTTCTATATAACTTAGCTACTGTTCGTTTGCACGTTGTCCTATTTTGTTGCACATCAAAAAGGAgtaggaccgattttggcctcaaatttcaggctcatctgacgaaagattttgaccaccatttaaacatttaaacactcaagtgtctatttcatttgaatcaattagtttatgtgaaagattttaactgatttagtgaTTAAAAACGATCaaattcaagctcaaatatgaaaaatcttccaaatatgccgaaaaatgtcacttttcggatggtttttgtcaaaaatgtatGTGACCGCATCCGTGTTCAGCCTCAACCTTTTTATATGttatcttttatcataaaatacaacctacatttcaatattaaggatgaacacgaatgcggccattTTCGtcttacacgaaaaccgtctaataTTTAACTAAAGTGATGGAAATGTGAAGAGTTCAGTAATTTAGCTTTACTCAATGATGTTAGtacttgatatatgtacaccgtattgtcaaaaacagcccatattcatgtagcagaagcattctactgtccaataaataactaaaagtttacattttaacaattttgtaaaactgctatattttgaggCCTACATTTTGTACTCCTTTACAAACggttcttttattaaaattggtatttttttatataaatgtttcagTATAACAGTATAGACATTTCCTG
This is a stretch of genomic DNA from Mytilus trossulus isolate FHL-02 chromosome 6, PNRI_Mtr1.1.1.hap1, whole genome shotgun sequence. It encodes these proteins:
- the LOC134722772 gene encoding baculoviral IAP repeat-containing protein 3-like, coding for MQSKLNASKTYEETNNLGICLKKPFNISYATVGARIRSYSNWTKTSPKPVVLADAGFYHTGTEDVVQCFFCGLKLRSWDVFDDPWVEHARHGKHCPHVRNVKGNDFSKRLNDHIEEDGTPTKQETKRSLYSDDLIYTTAAKALLSMGCYRDQDIKDSIKLFVEKNDTLDFSASDILKILQNRSV